In the Artemia franciscana unplaced genomic scaffold, ASM3288406v1 PGA_scaffold_102, whole genome shotgun sequence genome, one interval contains:
- the LOC136041148 gene encoding uncharacterized protein LOC136041148: protein MANRGPIPIEDVQNFKYLGSPINPKGEALSEIQSHISAAWAAFIKLRKCLWLRNEIFPRTKLRIYNALVLSVVLYGCETWPLRAGEPNNLNVFHHKCIRCILGLRLSDRDRNDVIRRRCGYIPLVSDVVKARRLRWFEHTLRQLDDSFSKQCLKCQPLAHWKKKPGGQKKTWLSTVRADLEPMGGFKRHGHRWNRLWIQLIEPIALEREQWRDTCRQILDATMGLDKDRTWPKYK, encoded by the coding sequence ATGGCCAATCGAGGGCCAATCCCAATCGAGGACGTccagaatttcaaatatctgGGCTCCCCAATAAATCCCAAGGGCGAAGCTCTAAGCGAAATACAAAGCCACATCTCCGCAGCCTGGGCAGCATTCATCAAGCTTCGGAAGTGCCTCTGGCTACGAAATGAAATCTTCCCTCGAACAAAGCTCCGGATATATAACGCTTTGGTCCTCTCTGTGGTTCTTTATGGTTGCGAAACGTGGCCCCTCAGAGCTGGGGAACCTAATAACCTGAATGTCTTCCACCACAAGTGTATTCGCTGTATTCTTGGCCTGCGTCTCTCTGACCGCGACCGTAACGATGTCATCAGAAGAAGATGTGGTTATATACCACTTGTCTCTGATGTTGTCAAAGCGAGACGTCTACGATGGTTCGAGCATACACTGCGCCAACTGGATGACTCGTTCAGCAAACAGTGCTTGAAATGCCAACCCCTTGCACACTGGAAGAAGAAGCCTGGAGgacaaaaaaagacatggttatCAACAGTTAGAGCCGACCTCGAGCCAATGGGAGGTTTCAAGAGGCACGGGCACCGATGGAATAGACTATGGATCCAGTTGATCGAGCCAATCGCACTTGAAAGAGAGCAATGGAGAGACACATGTCGACAAATTCTGGATGCCACGATGGGCCTGGACAAGGATCGAACGTGGcccaagtacaagtaa